CTTTTACAGAGTTCAACGACATGACCGATATGAAATTCTTTATATACAAATTCCATAATTACTTTGACGGACTCATAGGGTTAGATCTACTCGAACAATGGGAAGCTAAAATAGATCTTAAAGACAGACTATTATACACAGCAAATGCCGTAAACCCGATCGAAATGTATAACTCGcgcaatttaaattattacgAAGACGTAATACCTGCGAACTCATCAAAACTACTCAGGTTACCTATTAATAGTCGAGACGGCGATGTTTTAATTCCCGAGCAGGTAATATCAAATTGCATCATACATAGTTGCCTTACAGCTGTTAAAAACAATCGAGGAATTATTGAGGTCTTTAACCCGACTCCACATGACGTTATTTTCTCCATGGATAGGACGATTAGTTCCGAAATTTACAACCCAGAAAGTTTTCAAAGAATTAGTTTATCATCCCGTGCGAAAGAAGTATTATCGCGACTTCGTACAGAGCATTTGAACCCCGAGGAACGTGCAAATTTAGAGATCCTATGTTCAAGGTACGCGGATATATTTTATATCGAAGGGGAAGCGTTAACATTCACCAATAAGATTAAGCATCGCATTAGGACGAGTGACGAAATCCCAGTACATGGTAAAAACTACCGATATCCTTTTGTTCATAGACAGGAGGTTAGGGAGCAGATTAAAAAGATGTTAGAGCAGGGAATAATAAGACCCTCGGAATCCGCATGGAGTTCACCTATTTGGGTCGTCCCCAAAAAGGCAGACGCCTCCGgtaaaacaaaatggcggctaGTTGTGGATTTTAGGAAGTTAAATGAAAAGACCTTAGACGATAAATACCCTATCCCGAACATTACGGATGTTCTCGATAAACTCGGTAACTGTCAATACTTCACCACTTTGGACCTCGCTAGTGGGTTTTATCAAGTAGAGATGCACCCCGAGGATATCCCTAAAACCGCGTTCAATGTTGAACACGGACACTACGAATTTTTACGCATGCCTATGGGATTGAAAAACTCACCATCGACTTTCCAGCGCGTAATGGATAACGTTCTTAAGGAATTACAGAATACCGTGTGCTTAGTTTATCTCGACGATATAATCGTTTTTAGTACATCCTTGCAGGAACACTTAGTTAACTTAGaaaaggtatttaaaaaattgaggGAATCCAATTTCAAGATCCAGATGGATAaatcagaatttttaaaattagaaacagCTTATCTAGGCCATGTTATCTCTAGGGAAGGTATTAAACCTAACCCCGACAAAATTCGAGTTATAGAGCACTACCCAATCCCGAAAACTACTAAGgagataaaacaatttttaggtCTATTAGGGTACTATCGCAAGTTTATTCCTGACTTTGCTCGACTGACTAAGCCCCTCACGCAATGTTtgaaaaaaggaaataaaattaCCATGAACTCTGAGTATATTAATTGTTTCGAAAAGTGTAAGAATCTTTTAACTAATGATCCCATATTACAATACCCAGACTTTAATAAAGACTTTATCCTCACTACTGACGCATCTAACGTTGCTATCGGTGCCATACTATCCCAAGGTCCCGTAGGTTCTGACAAGCCCATTTGTTACGCCTCAAGGACTCTGAACGAATCCGAACTAAATTATAGCACCATCGAGAAAGAATTGTTAGCCATCGTATGGGCAACAAAGTACTTCCGTCCGTATTTATTTGgtcgaaaatttaaaatcataaCCGACCATAAACCCCTACAGTGGGTTATGAGCATGAAGGAACCCAACGCACGACTAACCCGTTGGAAGCTCAAATTAAGTGAGTACAATTTTACTGTTGTGTATAAAAAGGGTACAGCAAACACCAATGCCGATGCCTTGTCGCGAATACAAATCCATAACGAGGAGTTTAGCTCTCTTATAGCAAATCCTTCGGTGGACCATACTTCAATAGGTTCATCCACAGAAACTTCTCATACTAGTAGGAAGAACTCAATCCTAGAGATACCCATAACTGACGAACCATTCAACAAATTCCACAGACATTTGACAGTCGTAGGCGACAACACCCGCATAGGCAACCCTTCTGTAAGCCAGCAGAAATTAGCTCCACGGTATATCCAGGATAAAGTCCTAGCCGACCTTCCAATCCATATCTATAcatctaaaaagaaaaacctaATCGCAAAACATAGACTCAAACGAGTTCCTAAGAGTCACAAATTGTTACAAGACACTTATTTCTACTGGCATCCCAATGACCCTCCTGACAGTTCAAGCAACAGTTACTCAGACAGTACGACTTGaacatagattaatatgtatacctgaaATAGATGTACATCTCACgtcaaattttatttcttagaaagcagcgccatctagtggtcATAGACAAAACgcgatatatatgtatatacctacgtactatATTGAATACTCTTAAAATGTCTACTATAGATCTAATGAAAACAGTGAAAATGgtgggaaataaaaaaaaataggttgtgACATCGGATTAACTAGGAAAACGTATTTGATACTTTATCCCTAGTTAATCTGGGAATACACAACTTATTTTTTGATTTCCCACCATTTTCACTGTTTCCATTAGACtgactttatcattattattaataaaatggagGGATCAAGGaaattacaaaaacaatagatactttttatgatttatttaacaataacacttATGGCTAGCCTTATTTTTGGCATTACGCCGTGGCCTCAGGGTCTCCAGCTCCACAGCAAAtgagacaaaatataataatatgtaattctcGGAGAGGACACTGCCAATGTTGTGTTCCATATTAAGGGTCCTTCGCTGTTTTCAGGGAATTAGCGTCAATCCATCGAGACTCATGCGATCATCCCGAAAGTGCACGAATAATTTTATGTGGCAAGAAACCTGATTGTATCATTAAGAGACTTGTTTGCTATCTTGTTTTCTGCGCACTTGTTTCTTCAACTTTGTAATTATTTCCTTCAGCATCAAAATACATTATCATCCACGCACTGCGAAAAAAAATCGCATGCGATTAATATTCGTTACTGCGGTGCGATGCGAATTTGATAATAATCAAAGAACTTCCTGTTATATGTACGaagatcattataataatatcgttCGTAAAAAAGCCTTTTTTAGAGGCTTTAATGCTGTTAATTGATGGACCCAGtaacattttgtatttttcttcttcaaattccttttatgtaatattaagtagtaaataattatgcatattttattttttaaatccatatttaaatgttcactctatttgatataatttattaaatgttcTTCACGTCTTGTTTCATGGGTGTACAGTAGGTATTCACTGATTTCGGCTCCCTGTCTTTCGTGGTATGCAAATAAATCGTGGTGCGCGtaggaataataatattgcGATTAAATTTTGCATTGAACATGTGGACAAAAATCGCATCGCAGTGCGCGCTTAGCCTTATTCCTACCGGACAATGGCGGCAGTGGCGATTGTGACAATGTGGccactaaataaattaattgaatttttaaatgtagcaacacttgcaaataaaaatgtctatGACCACTAGTTGGCGCTAGTTATTATAGTCCGAAGAGATTTCTTCGAAGACGACATAGCATGGACTTGAAAGCTTGGAAAATGGACATGGACTACTAGGTACCGTTTAACTTGGACTAACGAGACTAGTACTACACTATCATTCATTTTTACAATATATCTGACTCGACCATATTGATAACGAGGTTTCAGTTACAGATCCAATTACCCGACTTTAAAAGATCCTTGGAAAATGACACCTTCgcttatatgaataaaaatcgATTATCTTTACGGCAAGCTAGACAATGTATCGATCCAGCTGGAAACCTTAGAGCCAATCGTTCAGAGCGAGGTCTCATAGACGGATTAGGGTCGTTAATAAAAAGCATCTCGGGTAACACAGATTATACAGACGCAATTAAGTATAACAATGCTATTAAACTCTCTAGATTTTATTAGAGCTTTTAACACGCATCATTCTACTTTAAGTTATAGAACTAGAGCTTAGgcaatattatagttttaagttCCTAGTATCCGTAGGGTCCTTTGACTTATATAGATTAGCAGTATTCCCAAATAAGAACAGGCAGGCTCTCTTTCCGCCCTCTCCCTACATCCTATCCAACAGGCATATATGTTCTTGTACATAgaggctgaatgcccgaagTACAATTATCGATGGTACCTCTGCGAAAAGAAGAGTCATAAGCTTCGAACATCATCGGACTGCATCCAGAAATTACTTCAAAACCAAACTACAGACCTTAACTGCGGTATAACCACTACAACCCTCTTTCAAGAAGCCATAGAAGAACTAGATGGACGACACTATATCCTATCTTTTCCACGCCCAACGCAAGTTCACACCTTATGCAACAAAGAAGACTTCATCATGCCAAGAGGAATCTTCTTCAAATTATCACACGACGATACCATCCTACGTCACACTATCAAGTACACTCGCACTCACTAGTGGTATCATAATTTCCCGCCGATGTAAAAGCACATCTGGAGTCAAGACTGAAGTGAAACCCAATCTGGAAAAGGATCACCAAGAAGATGGAGACCCCGGCAGACTTCAGGAGCAGCTTCCAGCAACATTTTGTCACAGTTTTCCCAAATAGTTGCTGATCTCAGGGTGGAGGAGTTATATCGCATAGCTCTAGGTGAAGCGCTGACTCTATATCGCATAGCCCTAAGTGGAGCGCTGACTCTACGATATTGCTAGAGACACGAGTGCAGCGTCGCTAATTGCAACTTGCGACCCAAATTGGGagttttctttaattattgtaaacgtCCAAAAAGGCATTCTGATTCTTTTGTTACATCGCGTAGCATTAAATCCAAATTTAGTAttgtaaattagttttaatttattttaataaagtaattagtAAGATAGTTTTTTTTGGGCCTCCGGCTGTGTCTTCCTTCACTGAGTGACTCCGAAGACGAAGATGACATCATATTGAACGACGAAACAGACGATGAAGGAGACTTGGGTGGAAATCGAGGAGACAATTATAACAGAAGATCTACTGAGTAGCCACTTGTACGATTACCAAATGAAGGTGAATATGTATTGGTACAATTTTGTTCCAAAAACCAGAGATATTTTTGTAGGCAAGGTTCTTGAAGAGACGAAATCTCAGTTCTTTGGATTATATGTGTCTTTTTAAGGGTACAAAAAGGGTAAATTTGTAATGCCTAATGTTCCGGATTTATCATACGTGAAGAAGATGATTATAAGGTTCATTTTGCCCAAAACCTAACGTAAGTGGAAGTACTGCAAGACAACAGTCCCTTACTATGCAGTTTCCTGTAGAATCTAAGTCTCATTATATACGTAAGTCTGTTTCCTCTTTTTTTGTTAGTGTTTATTAAGATAGGTTATTACTATGACTACGTCTATTACTTACTATTAAAGGACTGCCATTGGTTACAATGTTGCCATTAAATTAAGAATTGTTCTTGTTTACTAATTTGATTACAGAATGCAAtgataagtaaaatataatattacttagttctagaataatatagaatagatagagaTACGGGATGTTTATTAATCGAACTTAGTAGATTGAGCTGAATGACAATAGACGTTCAGTTGTATAtatcgcttattattattgattccCCCCACAGATTTTCTTTGATCCACTGTATACTTGAGAGTGATCCACTGTAAACCAATAGGAGTACACAGTGGATCAAAAcccaaccaaaaaaaaaaatatcctagTTAAGATACATAGAAGGGTCCGATTGACTTCGACAATATTAGAAACTTAAATAAACTCATGACATCCTAGCAAGAATTTCGTACCATCTGACGGTTGGTTTTTGTACTATAGtgagtaaaaaaaaagtgatccaCTGTTGACCATGTTACCCTACTCTTTTCCGGCCGGTGGCAAATGTTTTTACGCCATGTAATCATTCAACGAAAACATTATTTTGGTGAAAAATTTCGTCCAGACCATGTGAAAAAGTTCGTGAGAACTTTACGAAAAGGCAGATAAAATTAGACAGGATAGTATTATTGCAGCCCTTATCCACACAGCTCCTGTCAAGAGACGAAGACCAAGACCTTCTTCCGAAAATAAGAAAAGGAAGCCTGGCTCAGAACACAAGTACAATGTTTTGTATTACTTAACCTTAAGTGATGAAAAGTTACGAGTgtgcaaaaagtttttttatcagTGACGAAAATAGGGCGCACCAGGCTAAGTAATATTATCAAGAATGTTAATAACGGATTACCACAAGAGGAGAAGAGAGGCGGTGATAGAAAAAGTCATCTAAGTGTGCTGAAGAAAGAAAGTGTACGGAATTTTATCAGTAAATTACGTGTACTGAAGCCATTACTCACGCAACAAGTCAAAGAGAATTTATGTTGCAGGCTGAATTAAGCATCAAAAAactacataaaatatataatgatCAATCAGAAGAAGATCTTAAAGTGAAATTTTCAATGTTTCGTAGAATCTTCATCAATGAATTTAATGTGGGCTTCAAGTCTCCTGCGTCAGATATGTGCAGCTATTGCgtattattaaataacaaaataaaaatatgtattaaaacAAACAATCAATTAGATAAAACTAAATTCATTATAGAAAAGCAAATTCATAAAAAAAGGGCTAATGCTTTTTATAAACATCTTAAATATGATGATCCAGAGGCAGAGTCTTTCTGTTTTGATCTCCAACAAATACAACCCTTACCCAAGACACCCATCCAGGAAGCTTATTATTCTCGTCAAATAGGATTGTATGCATTATGTATTATGAAACATGAATCCATTATTTTCTACGTCTAATATGTTTTTTCTTATTCaactttttttgtataatatctaAACCCAAAATCTGCAATAAATCTTCCTCGAAATTTTCATCCAGCTCGTTTTGTAATAGTAAATCCATGGCTACGTCACTACTCTTTCGCCTTTCACATGATACTGGCAAAGCTAATGTAGATTATAGCGTCGGGTGGCGTGTTGTTATATGTGCACGGCATACGTCAGGTGTCGACACGCCATGTCGGATTGCGTGGCGATACTATGTTTCAAGCTTTAGACTTTAAGAATAGGGTCTATTCAATAGACTATAGCAAAAAAATTGTGCTAGTCCTAAGCCTAGAAAAGCATGAAGGGAAATCGTCAATATCATTCTAATGCACGCATGCATAAATTACACGACTTGAAACTTTAGCCATACCTACAGACGGATTCGATACGGTAGCTAACTTAgttactacttactacaaaCAAAAACGGTGCGTGGTGCGCAGTAATTGCCACAACTGCCGCCCGAATAGTGGAAACTCGAGCTCCGGAACAGATCTCAGTTTCTGCACAATGGCGAATCTGGCCATTTCCAGTGTCACAAGGGCAAGGCCCACCGTGAAAATCTCCGTGGGACGCAAAACAGAAATAGGAGTACAAGAAGAGGACCACGAGAAAACGGCATTCATTACGCCGTTCGGCATCTAGAAATTTACAAGAATGCCTTTGGTCTCAAAAACGCACCCGCGACCTTTCAACGCCTCATAAACAGGGTCACGGTGAGCCTCGAGGGTGTGAAATTCCTAGCATATTTTGATGATTTGACACAAGCTTCAAAGAACATCTGAGAAACCTAGAACGGGTTCTCGAGAATCTGGAGGAATTCGGTCTCACAGTCAACCGGGAGAAATGCAACCTCGGTTGTTCAACCATAAAGTACCTCCGGCATCTTATAACGCCAAAAGGGCTAAAGATGGACCCTGAACAACCAATCCTCAACCTCGCTCCACCGAAGAACTGAAACACTTAGTTTTATTTCTACGAACGTGTTCCTGGTACCGACGATTCATGAAGAATTTTTCCAAAATAGCAGAATCCCTAACACGTCTTACCAAGAAAGCAGCAAATTGGATATGGGGAAGCGAACAAGAAGAAGCTTTTCAGGAACTGAAGCATAGACTCACGGAAGCCCTAGTGCTACGACAGGGTGATAGCTCCCAGCCATTTGCATTAAAAGACGGATGCCAGTACTAATGCAGGGGGAGGGACCAGACGAACACCCTGTAGAATATGCAGGCCGGCTTCTGACAGCAGCCGAGAGAAACTATTCGACCACGGAACGAGAAGCATTGGCAGTAGTATAGGCAGTCAATAGATTCCAAGGATACGTAGCACCGTTCGACAGATCACACAGGCCCTTGCGCTGGGTGATGCCAATTAAGACTCCCAACGGGTAGAATCGCATGATGGGCCACTCCAAACTACAGACATATGATTTGAAAATTCAGTATGCGCCAGGAAAGACGAACGTAGTggcacagacacactttcacgtcTAACATGCTTTGAGAAGAATCAATTAGAGTATGGCATATGCAGCATCAGTATAGATATGCCCACACGAAACCCTGCTGAGGTGCGGGTAGATCAACTAAACGATGAGAATCTACGAAAGATCATATGATCAGAAAACTTTGTACCTGAGATAACGCCGAAACTGCTACTCGCGGAAACATTGAAGAATGCACGAGAAATGCATGAAATACAAGAGTAAAAGAGAAAAAGCTGTGCCGATCAAAACCGGCGCGAAGCAACAGCCTACAGCCCTGGCTGTAAAGGCTCGCTTACACCTAATCCGTTATCGGCCGATCTTTACTCGGGCGTCGTCGGCCAAACTCGGCCGATCAAATCAAACGTATGTAAAAGAATGCGTGCGCGTACACTACTGCAACCGTCATCGCCCGTTAACTCCCGATGACGGCCGATCAACCGCCGAGTCCGAACTTGTTGGGATTTCTCGCCAGTCTGCCGGCGACTATAGAGCAAACTGCATGAGTTTGATTTAATTATTCCGTCTTTGTTCTGTTGTTTCGTGAGTAAATTGTATTCTGTGATTGTTTTcgtcaattttgtttattaccTAAACGTGTTACTATGGatattgaaaaattaattagttgtGTTATAATAGACCAACTCTGTGGGATAAACAttcaaaaattacaataatcgAGATGTTCGAAACGGCTATGGGCTGAAGTTGCGTCGGAAATGGATATGGCGGTTgcagacattaaaaaaaaatggagcaaCTTAAGAGACCAATTTCGAAAAGAATATAACAAATACAATGAACCAGGTAGATCCGGTGCTGCGGCGGATCACAAATTACCTTCGTGGACATATTACGAATCGCTTTTATTTTTGATGAAACAAATCACACCGAAACCTTTAAGCGGGAATGTGCTTGAACCTTCCAGTCAAGAAATTGAAGATGATACGGAATCAACGCAGTTTTCATCTGAATCACTGCCACAAACAGTAACCGACAGCCTGGACCCTCACCTTTGTCGCAGCCTGGACCCTCTACTTTGTCGCAGCCTGGACCCTCAACTTTGTCGCAGCTAGGAGCCTCAAATTTGAGCCAATCAGTAATCTCCACGCCACAACAACATACTACACCACACACCAAACCTATTCGTGTACCTATAACGCAAGCTCATCGTTTTACATCCAATCAACCTGGAGGAAGACTTATGAAAAAGCGAAGTATTGATGTGGACCAGGAGTATTTAGAGATCGAAAAAAGAAAACTTCAATTATATGAGTCCAG
This portion of the Maniola hyperantus chromosome 22, iAphHyp1.2, whole genome shotgun sequence genome encodes:
- the LOC117992685 gene encoding LOW QUALITY PROTEIN: uncharacterized protein (The sequence of the model RefSeq protein was modified relative to this genomic sequence to represent the inferred CDS: inserted 2 bases in 2 codons), whose product is MHEKCMKYKSKREKAVPIKTGAKQQPTALAVKARLHLIRYRPIFTRASSAKLGRSNQTPTLWDKHXKNYNNRDXSKRLWAEVASEMDMAVADIKKKWSNLRDQFRKEYNKYNEPGRSGAAADHKLPSWTYYESLLFLMKQITPKPLSGNPGPSPLSQPGPSTLSQPGPSTLSQLGASNLSQSVISTPQQHTTPHTKPIRVPITQAHRFTSNQPGGRLMKKRSIDVDQEYLEIEKRKLQLYESRSADKSADDPDRNFLLSLLPYLKEVSRNRKIFVQRKLLDVFMEEENTQTHYSPASRYSEELSRPDSGDLSSNMSFPQYIVNIEEPLPLTINQMTPSQTSTSAGGHLPLTTNQRTPSQTSTPVQSQLYTFTHGDLGSNLQ